The nucleotide sequence CGCGCGCGCCGCGGGCGCGCATGAGGGTGAACGCCTCGTGACCCGGCGTGTCGAGGAACGTGATCTTGCGCCCGCGCTCCTCGACCTGGTACGCGCCGATGTGCTGCGTGATGCCGCCGTGCTCGCTGCTGACGACGTTGGCCTCTCGGATCGCGTCCAGGAGGGAGGTCTTCCCGTGATCGACGTGCCCCATCACCGTGACGACCGGCGGGCGCGCCGAGGTGGGAGCAGCAACCTGCGCGGTCTCGATACCCGGCAGGGCATCCTGGCGCTGCTCGTCCTCGAAGGTGACGATCGACGCGTCCGAGCCGAATTCCTTGGCGAGATCGATCGCCATCTGCGGATCGAGCGGCTGATTGATGTTCGCGAAGACGCCCTTCGTCAGCAGCTTCGCGATGACGTCCTTCGACTTGCGGTTGAGCTTCTCCGCCAGCTCCTTCACCGTCACCGCCTCCGAGAGCTGGATCGTCGCCGGGACCGGCGGCAGATCGGGCTTCGGCTTCGACGGCGGCGGGGGAGCCTCCATGCCCTTGATGCGGGCGCGCCGCGCCTCGCGATCGGCCGAGGAGGTTGCCCGGCCGGGAGCGGGAGGCCGCGCCGTCGTTGCGGACGGCGGCGGCGTCGTCGTTCGCGGCGGGGCGGTTCCCGGGCGGGGCGGCTCGAAGCTCCGTGGTGGTCCGAGCGTGGGCCGGCCGACCGGCGGCCGCGCCACGGGCTTCGTGGGAACGAGCTTCGGAACGAGGCGTTTCGCCGCGAACAAGCGCGGGCGCCTGGGATCTCCGGGCCCGGGGGTTGCCGGCGGATGAGCAGCGGCCGGCGCCGCGACGGCGGCCGGCGCAACCGCGACAGGAGGGGCGGCAGCGGAGGCAGCGGGCGACGGTTCGGCCTCGCTCGGCGTCTCCACGATCGGCCCGGGAACGCTCGTCTGGGGGACCGGCTCGACGGGGGCCGCAGGGGCCTCGGGTAGCGCCTCTGCGGGGGGCGCCTCGACCTGCACCGCCGCCGCGGCCTCGACAACCGGAGCGGGCAGCTCCGCGGCCGTGACGGGTACGGCAGGTCCCTGCTCTTCGAGCAGGCGCTTCTTCTCGTTCGCGAGCGCGGTCGTGAGCCGCTCCCGCACGAGATGGGCGGTCGGCTCGTCGATCGAGCTCAGGTCGGAGTGGACGTCCTTTCCGAGACGGTCGAGCAGCTCGAGGATCAGAGCGCTCTGAACCTTGAGCTCCTTCGCCAGCTGATAGACACGGACACCCGGCACGCTTTACTCCTTGGGCGCGTCGCCCTGCTCGGCGGGCGCATCACCGGCCGCGACCGCTCCCTCGGGCGACTCCTCGGCGGGCGTCTCGGCGTCGCGCGCATCGAGCGCCTGCTCGGCGGCGTCGTGGATCTCGATCGCTTCGTCTTCGCTGATCCCTTCGATCGAAGTGAGGTCTTCCAGCGAGGCCAGGCAGATCTCCTCGATACTCCGGAAACCGGCGTCGAGGAGACGGGCGACGGTGGACTGCGAGATGCCCGGCAAGCTCGACAGCTCGCGGCTCGCCTGCGCCATGCGCTCCATCTCGGCCTCGATCTCGGCCTTCTTTTCGGCCTCGCTCTTGATGTCGAGCTTCCAGCCGACGAGTTTGGAGGCCAGACGCACGTTCTGCCCGCGCTTGCCGATCGCGAGCGAGAGCTGGTCCTCGGAGACGATGACTTCCATCTCGCGGGCTTCGTAATCGCGCGCCGAGACGCGGTTGATGACCGCGGGGTTCAACGCGTGGCGAACGTAGCCGGATGGATCTTCGTCGTACTGGACGATGTCGATCTTCTCGCCGCGAAGCTCGCGGATGACCGCCTGCACCCTGGACCCTTTCATCCCCACGCACGCGCCGACCGGATCGACGTCGCGATCCTTGGAGCGCACGGCGATCTTGGTGCGCTCGCCCGCGTCTCGGGCGACGCTCTGGATGATGACGGTCCCGTCGTAGATCTCGGGAACCTCCATCTCGAAGAGCTTCTTCACGAGGAGCTCGCTCGCGCGTGAAAGGGTGAGCTGCGGACCCTTTCCGAGGCGCTCGACGTTGACGAGCACGGCGCGGACGCGGTCGCCCGGGTTGTAGTGCTCCGCTCGCGATTGCTCGCGGCGGGGGATGATCCCTTCCGTGCGACCGAGGTCGAGGATCATGTCGCCGCGATCGAAGCGCTTCACCTGGCCGGTGAGCAGCTCGCCGATGCGGTCGCCGTACTCGCGCCAGACGATCTCGCGCTCGGCTTCCTTGACCTTCTGGTAGATGACCTGCTTCGCCGCCTGCGCCGCGATGCGCGTGAGCGGGACGTCGACGGCCTCTTTCGCCGTCTCGATGACCATCCCGAGCTCGGCGTCCTCGCGGATCTCGCGCGCCTCCTCGAGGGTGATCTCGGTGTGCGGGTCCATGAGCTCGTCTTCGGTGACGACCGTCTGCTTCGAGAAGACGCTGAAGCGGCCGGTCTCGCGGTCGAACCGTGCGCCGAAGTCTTCCTTGCTGCGGAGGTACTTCCGCGAAGCCGCGGCATAGGCCTCTTCGACCGCCTGAATAATGACGTCCGGGTCGATGCCCTTCTCCCGGCCGATCATCTCGATCGTTTGATAAAGCTCGCTACTCATGGATCGCGCACTCCCTTCGAAGCGACCTCGGGACGCACCCCTCCGACGACCGGTGCACCCGAGGTTCACGAATGCCCGTTGGGACCGAGGGACTATAGCATGCACCGGTCATCGGTCGCGGCGCCTCGAACCCGAGGAGCTAACTTCCTGTTTCATCAACACGATGTGAGCCCGCGACAAGCGCCGTTCGTCGCCCGCGGAGACGATGCGAACGGCCCCATCGGCATCGAGGCCCGCGAGAACGCCGTGCAGCTCCTCGAATCGCCCGGCGTCATCTCGAAGCTCGGCGCGGACGGCCCGGCCGGTATTCCTCCGGATGTCGTCGTCGGAGCGGATCGGGCGGTCGATGCCGGGAGACGAGACTTGAAGCTCGTACGCTTGCTCGAGCCCGGGGAGGGTGTCGATCCGCGCGTCGAGGGCGCGGCTGAAGGCCTCGCAATCGCGAAGCCCGACGCCTTCGGGACCCGCGCGATCGAGGTCGATCCGGAGGTGCGAGTGCCGCCCTTGATCGTGGAATACGAACTCGACGACCTCGAGGCCCAACGTCGAAGCCGTCTCGCGGGCGGCGGCTTCCGCTTGAGCGATCGCGCGTCGCTTCGTCTCGTTCATCGTGCCCCTTGAAATAAAAAAGGTGGGCTTGCGCCCACCTTTCGGCGAAACACGGCGACATTCTAGCGCGTCAGCGCCTCAGGCGCTCCCGAATGCTGGCGAGAGCCGGGCTTCCAGGGAATCGGGCGTCAGCGGCATTCAGAACGCGCACTGCTTCTGCCGACCGGCCGGCGCGCGCCAACGCCAACGCTTCCCCGATGTCCGCTCCGGGGCCCGGGAGCCCACGCTTCCGCGCCTCCCGAAAGGCTCGAACGGCGAGGTCGGCGTCGCCGAGCCGGTCCCATGCCGCCCCGACGGCCATCCACGCTTCGGCGTCGCTGGGCGCGACGCGATCCGTCCACGCCAGTGCGCGGCGTGCGTCGTCCGGACGACCGCTCGCCGCGAGCGCGGATGCAAGGTGCCCGATGTAGAGACCCTCGTCCGGTTGCAAGGCGTTCGCCTTTCCGAACCTCTCCACCGCGTCCGCGTAGTCCGCGCGTCCCATCGAGATCTGCCCGGCCATGTCCCAGTAGGCGTCGACCTTCGGATGGGCGGCCACGGTTTTGAGAAGAAAAGGCTCGAGGTCGAACGGCTGCCCGGCCGCGGCGTCGAGCCGGCTCAGCCGCTGCGCGATCGTGACCGTCAAGGGATCGGACTCGAGCGACTGTCGGTAGGCGCGGCGCGCGCCGTCGGCGTCGCCCGACGCCTCGAGCACGCGTCCCTGCGCCGCGACGCGGACGCCAGGCGTCATGCGAGCGGACCATGTCTCGAGCGAGCGCTTGGCCGCATCGAGGTCGCCGTGGAGGAGATTGAGGTCGACGATCCACAGGAGGCTCGACGGATCCATCTGATCCGGGACACGCCTCCATCCTTCCTCGAGACCCGCGATCGCTTCGGCGTAGCGGCCCTGCTTGGCGCGGACCTGACTGAGCATCTCGTAGGTCTTGCCCCGCTGCGATCGCTCGTTGGCGGCGAGGAGCTCCGATTCCGCTTCGGCGAGCCGGCCTTGGTCGATGTAGAGGACGGCGAGGTTCCGGTGGTAGAAGTACTGCGTCTCGGAGGCGACCGGTGCTGTGGGCGCCGGCGTTGTGCTCGTCGCCGCCTGGGGCTCGTCATCGGCGCCGCCGACGTAGCCCAGCGCCTTCAAGTTCGCGAGCATCTCGTGCATCGCCGCGGGGTCCGCGACCGATGCCGTCGCGTGCTCGAGTCGCGGCCCGACGAGCTCATAGCTCCGAAGGTGCTCGGCGGGGCGCCGCGCCAGGACCGAAGGCTCGAAGGCGTTGGTCAACAGCCGTCCGGGCATGTCGCTCGCGAGCGGCAAGCCGCTGAGATAGAGAAGCGTCGGAGTGACGTCGTAGACGCTGGCGGGGGGAATCTTGCCGGCCCGGATCCCCGGTCCGGCGAGCGCGAGCATCCCCCAGTCGCGGTGCCATTCTTCGGGCTGGCCCTTCGTCGACGGCGGGAAGTTCGGACGATCGTCGCCGGTCCGGAATCCGTGGTCGGAGAGCACCACAACGACGGCCTCCCGCCCCGCCGCGTCGAGAGTCTCTCCGAGCAGAGCGTCCTGATACTCGTAGAAGCGGGTGACCGCATTCTGAAACCGCTCGAAATCGGGCTGGGAGACGATCGTCATCTTGGGAGGCAGGTAGTGCTGGAACCCGTGTCCCATCATGTCGATCCCTTCGAAGTACACCGCCACGAATGGAGATCCCGCCCGTAGCTGCTCGAGCTCAATCCCGTGATAGCTGCGCGTTACGGCGAGGACGTGCATGACGAACGCCACCGGACTCGCAGGCTGCCCGCTGTCCTTGCCCTTGGCGTCGCGGCTTGCGGCGATCTCGGCCTGCGCGGCGCGATAGTCTTCGGGGGTGGCGGGAATGATGCGTGTGACGTCGTCGAGACCGATCTGGCTCGGAGTCACGAGCACGGCCGCAGGGTGGGGGAGGCCTCCCGCCGGGCTCACGAGTCCCGCGAGCGCCACCGCTTCATCCGGCGATTTGCTGCCCAGGGCGGCGCCGAGATAGTCGCTGACGATGAGCCCCCGCGCAGGCTCGGCGGGGAAGCTCGCCCACCAGCCGATCCACGTCGACGACCGCTGGAAATCCGTGAAGATGTTCCACAACGCCTTCACGCGGCGAAAGTCGCTCGTGATCGGTCGACGCTGCTTCCCACCCGCGTCGCGGACCAGGAAGTCGGCGATGCCGTGTTCCGTCGGCGGCTTCCCCGTTGCGACTGTCGTCCAGATGAGCGGCGAGAACATCGGATCGTACGAGCGCAGGTCGGCGCTCGCGCCGTCGCGCACGAGACGCGCCAGGTTGGGCATCCGTCCCGCGGCCATCAACGGGCGGGCGATGTTCCAGTCCGCTCCATCCCATCCGACGACGACGATGCGCGCCACCGCCGGTCGCATGAGGCGCCTTGCTTCGTCGGTGCGTGTCCGGCGCACCAGTTCGTCGCCGAGGTGGCTCGTAAAACGAAGCTGCACCACATGGACGCCCGCGGATTCGAGCGCGGCGCGCAGCGGCGCCTCCGTCGTCTCGCGGCTCGAGAGCAGAGTCTCCGTGTCGGTCCGCCGTCCGACTTCCTCGAGTACGTGTCCCGCCAGGGCTCCGACGGCATCGACCCACCCCTTGCTCCGGGCGTCGTCGGCGAGCTGCAGCGCGATCGCGTCGGCGAGCGTGTAGCTCAGCTCGAGCGAGAACTCGAGCCGGCTTCCCTCTCTTGTGGTCCACGGAACCGACTCGACGGCGACGGACCCCGGGTCGTCGAGCAAGGGGCGCGGCGCCAACGGAGCGTGAAGGGCGAGCCGGTGAGACACGACCCGCGTTCCCTCGAGGACGACCTTGCCGTGCGGGACGTGTTGGACGGACACGAGCGCGAGCAGGAGAGCGGTCCCGAGGCCGAAAGCGACGGCGATCGAGCGTCCGAGGAGCCGTCGCGTCATGCAGCGATTCTATCCCGTGGTGCGATGGCGTCGCCGGGCGCCGCCGGACTAGAATCCGCGACAGGCTGAAGTGACCCATCGGAGGATCTCGATGAGAATCGCGCTGAATCGAACGATCGCTACCCTCGCGTTCGCGTTGTC is from Candidatus Polarisedimenticolaceae bacterium and encodes:
- the nusA gene encoding transcription termination factor NusA; this translates as MSSELYQTIEMIGREKGIDPDVIIQAVEEAYAAASRKYLRSKEDFGARFDRETGRFSVFSKQTVVTEDELMDPHTEITLEEAREIREDAELGMVIETAKEAVDVPLTRIAAQAAKQVIYQKVKEAEREIVWREYGDRIGELLTGQVKRFDRGDMILDLGRTEGIIPRREQSRAEHYNPGDRVRAVLVNVERLGKGPQLTLSRASELLVKKLFEMEVPEIYDGTVIIQSVARDAGERTKIAVRSKDRDVDPVGACVGMKGSRVQAVIRELRGEKIDIVQYDEDPSGYVRHALNPAVINRVSARDYEAREMEVIVSEDQLSLAIGKRGQNVRLASKLVGWKLDIKSEAEKKAEIEAEMERMAQASRELSSLPGISQSTVARLLDAGFRSIEEICLASLEDLTSIEGISEDEAIEIHDAAEQALDARDAETPAEESPEGAVAAGDAPAEQGDAPKE
- a CDS encoding alkaline phosphatase family protein; this translates as MTRRLLGRSIAVAFGLGTALLLALVSVQHVPHGKVVLEGTRVVSHRLALHAPLAPRPLLDDPGSVAVESVPWTTREGSRLEFSLELSYTLADAIALQLADDARSKGWVDAVGALAGHVLEEVGRRTDTETLLSSRETTEAPLRAALESAGVHVVQLRFTSHLGDELVRRTRTDEARRLMRPAVARIVVVGWDGADWNIARPLMAAGRMPNLARLVRDGASADLRSYDPMFSPLIWTTVATGKPPTEHGIADFLVRDAGGKQRRPITSDFRRVKALWNIFTDFQRSSTWIGWWASFPAEPARGLIVSDYLGAALGSKSPDEAVALAGLVSPAGGLPHPAAVLVTPSQIGLDDVTRIIPATPEDYRAAQAEIAASRDAKGKDSGQPASPVAFVMHVLAVTRSYHGIELEQLRAGSPFVAVYFEGIDMMGHGFQHYLPPKMTIVSQPDFERFQNAVTRFYEYQDALLGETLDAAGREAVVVVLSDHGFRTGDDRPNFPPSTKGQPEEWHRDWGMLALAGPGIRAGKIPPASVYDVTPTLLYLSGLPLASDMPGRLLTNAFEPSVLARRPAEHLRSYELVGPRLEHATASVADPAAMHEMLANLKALGYVGGADDEPQAATSTTPAPTAPVASETQYFYHRNLAVLYIDQGRLAEAESELLAANERSQRGKTYEMLSQVRAKQGRYAEAIAGLEEGWRRVPDQMDPSSLLWIVDLNLLHGDLDAAKRSLETWSARMTPGVRVAAQGRVLEASGDADGARRAYRQSLESDPLTVTIAQRLSRLDAAAGQPFDLEPFLLKTVAAHPKVDAYWDMAGQISMGRADYADAVERFGKANALQPDEGLYIGHLASALAASGRPDDARRALAWTDRVAPSDAEAWMAVGAAWDRLGDADLAVRAFREARKRGLPGPGADIGEALALARAGRSAEAVRVLNAADARFPGSPALASIRERLRR